The window GTTGGGCGTTTGCCATACGGCTTGCAGAAGCGTGTCGAACTCGGTCGCGCTCTGGCGATGGAGCCCGACCTTCTTCTCCTCGACGAGCCGATGGCAGGCATGAACCTCGAGGAGAAGGAAGACATGTCGCGGTTCATCATTGATGTGAACAACCATTACGGCACGACAATCGCCCTGATCGAGCACGACATGGCCGTGGTGATGGATCTGTCGGATCGCGTAGCGGTGCTTGATCACGGCGTAAAGATCGCCGACGGCACGCCTGATGAAGTGAAGAAAAGTCAAGCCGTCATCGACGCATATCTTGGCGTCGCGCATTGAGGTGCGTCCATGATCGCACTGGGTCAGTTTCTCGAGGTCCTTATCGGTGGATTGATGTCCGGCGTACTCTATTCGCTGGTCGCGCTCGGCTTCGTGCTGATCTTCAAGGCATCTGGCGTATTCAATTATGCCCAGGGAGCAATGGTATTGCTCGCGGGATTGGCGCTGGTTCGCTCCCTCGACCTCCTGGTCGCCAACGGCTTTCCGCTTTGGGTCGCGGTCGTCCTCGCTGTCGGCTTTGCCGCCGTGATCATGGCGGCAACGGCCTGGCTCATCGAGCGGTTCGTGATCGGACCTCTTGTCAACCAGGACGGCCTGACGCTGTTCATGTCGACGATCGGCGTGACATTCGTCATCGAGGGCGCCGCGGAGATGATCTTCGGATCGGATGTCTACCCGTTGCGTCTGTTCCCGACCGATGCCTGGTTCTTGTTTGAAGGCCTGTTCCCGGGTGGCATTCTGGTCAACAAGCTGGATGTCTGGGGCGCATTGATCGCAGGCATCCTGGTCGCCGGCCTCGCAATTTTCTTTCAGCGTACCAAGACCGGCCGCGCACTCAGGGCCGTGGCCGACGACCATTTGGCCGCGCATTCAGTCGGTATCCCGATCAGCTGGATCTGGTTCGTCGTCTGGCTTGCCGCCGGCCTCGTTGCGCTGGTCGCGGCGACCGTATGGGGGACCAAGCTCGGCGTGCAGTTCTCCATCACTTTTCTCGCGCTGAAGGCGCTGCCGGTTCTGATCATTGGAGGCCTCACCTCGATTCCGGGAGCCATCGTCGGCGGGCTCATCGTGGGGGCGGGCGAGAAGCTTGCCGAGGCGTATCTGGGGCCATCCATCGGTGGCGGTATCGAATATTGGTTTGCGTTTGTGCTGGCGTTGGCGGTGCTGCTCGTGCGGCCGCAGGGGCTGTTCGGCGAGCGGATCATCGAACGTATCTGAAACAAGGAGTTCGTCGTGCTTTATCGCGAGGCCGGCCAGTTCAAGACGAGCTACGCAGAGGACATGGCGATCTTTCCGATCCGCCAGGACCGTATTGCGCTCGCCGTCCTGCTCGCGATCGCTTTCGTTGGCGTGCCGCTGTTGGCCACCTTCCGTATCTGGCCGTTCAGCACCGACTATCTGTTGTGGGCGATCTTGCTGCCGTTCCTTATCCTTGCGCTCGCCGCCATCGGCACGAACATACTTGTCGGCTATTGCGGCCAGATTTCGCTCGGCAGCGGCGCGTTCATGGCCATCGGCGCCTATTCCGCCTACAAGCTGGCGACAGGCGTCCATATCCCGCTTGCCTGGCTTGGCTTCGCGATCTCGATGCCGCCGTTGCCCGTGCTGGCATCCATTCTGCTCGGTGGGTTCATGGCGGCGGGTGCCGGAATCCTGTTCGGCATTCCCAGTTTGCGGATCAAGGGTCTCTACCTGGCGGTCGCAACGCTCGCCGCGCAGTTCTTCTTCGATTGGGCGTTCCTGCGAATTCCGTGGTTCACCAACTACGCCCCGTCGGGATCGGTCAATGCACCGGCACTGGATTTCTTCGGCATGGTCGTTCGCACGCCGGTCGAGCGCTACCTGCTGTGCCTGCTCTTCGTGACCGTGATGGCGGTGCTGGCGAAGAATCTCGTTCGCGGCAATCTCGGCAGGCAGTGGATGGCGATCCGCGACATGGATATCGCCGCTGAACTGATCGGTATCCGGCCGCTCTATGCCAAGCTCACGGCCTTCGCAGTCTCTTCATTCATCATCGGGGTGGCGGGTGCGCTCTGGGCGTTCGTCTACCTCGGTTCATGGGAGCCGCTTGCGTTCTCGATCGACCGCTCGCTGGAACTTCTGTTCATGGTCATCATCGGCGGGCTTGGATCGATCATGGGTTCGTTCATCGGGGCGGCTTTCATCCTCATCGTGCCGATCATGCTGAATGTGATTCCGACCGAACTCGGCCTGCCACTGTCGACACAAACAATCACGCACCTCCAGTTCATCACCTTCGGATCTTTGATCTGTTATCTGCTGATCAAGGAACCCCATGGCTTCGCCCGGCTGATATCGATCGGCAAGGAGAAGCTCAGACTTTGGCCGTTTCCCTATTGAAAGAGCGATCGCAACGCGGATGGCGGCCGCTGACAACGAAAAGGAAGGAAGCACCGCGGACGGGAAAGAGGGATTCTAAGGAGGAGGATATCAATATGGCAAGTATTGCACGCAGTTTACTGATACTAGCGACCGCCTTGGCCGGCGCGGCGTTTGGCCCACCGGCCGCAGCGCAAAACGAGCAGTTCATTCCAATTCTGTCCTACCGGACTGGACCGTACGCCGTGAACGGCGCGCCCTACGCAAACGGCGTTGCCGACTACTACAACCTGATCAACGAGCGCGACGGCGGCATCAACGGCGTCAAGCTTCTGGTCGAGGAGTGCGAAACCGCCTACGCGACCGACAAAGGCGTCGAGTGCTATGAGCGTCTCAAGAGCAAGGGTCCAACCGGCGCGGCCTTCATCAATCCGCTGTCGACCGGCATCACCTTCGCGCTCACCGAAAAGACCGCGACCGACAAGATCCCGATCATCACGATGGGGTACGGCCGTGCCGATTCCAAGAACGGCGCGGTGTTCCCGTACAACTTCCCGCTGCTCGGCACCTACTGGTCCGCGGCGGATATCGCGATCCAGCACGTCGCCAAGGAGCTCGGCGGGTTCGACAAGCTGAAAGGCAGGAAGATTTCGCTGCTGTATCACGACAGCCCGTATGGCAAGGAGCCGATTCCGATGCTGCAGGTGCTGGCGCAGAAATACGGCTTTGAGTTCACGCCGATACCGGTCACGCACCCCGGTGTCGAGCAGAAATCGCAATGGCTGGCGATCCGCCAGAATCGGCCGGACTATGTCCTGGTCTGGGGCTGGGGCGTCATGAACAGCACGGCAATCAAGGAAGCGGCGGCCGTCGCCTATCCGCGCGACAAGATGATCGGTGTTTGGTGGTCGGGCGCAGAGCCGGATGTGACGCCGGCAGGTGATCAGGCCGCCGGCTACAAGTCGCTGATGCTTCAGCATGGTGCAGGAAAATATCCCGCGCACACGGACATAGAGAAGTACGTCTACGCCAAGGGCAAGGGTTCGACGGAACCTGGCAAGATCGGTGAAGTTCTCTACAACCGCGGCATGACGAATGCCATGCTCGGCGTGGAGGCGATCCGCAAGGCGCAGGAAAAGTTCGGCAAGAAACCGCTGACGGGCGAGCAGGTCCGTTGGGGGCTTGAGAACCTCATCCTCACCGATGCACGTATCAAGGAACTCGGCTTTGAGGGGATGTTGAAGCCGGTCAGCATTTCCTGCTCCGACCACGAGGGCGCGCGCTACGGGCGCGTCCAGCAATGGGATGGCAAGGGTTGGAAAGTGATCTCCGACTGGTACACGGCTGACGAATCGCTCATCGAGCCGCTCGTCGCCGATGTGTCCGCGAAGTATGCCGCGGAGAAGAAGATCAAGCCGCGCGACTGCGCGAAAGAAACCTGAGCCCGTGCAAGTGATCCGGGAGGCAGGTTTGCCTGCTTCCCGGATCCCCAGTTTGGAGGTCTGCGCGTGTCAATCGCCAAGGTCGTCACCGCTGCGACGGAAGCGGCAGCTCTGATTCTATCGGTCAACAATATCGAGGTTGTCTACGATCACGTCATCCTCGTGTTGAAGGGCGTCTCGCTGGAGGTCCCGCGAGGCGGCATTGTCGCGCTTCTCGGCGCAAACGGCGCCGGCAAGACGACGACGCTGAAGGCGATCTCCAATCTGCTGCACGCCGAGCGCGGCGAGGTCACCAAAGGTTCGATCCTGTTCAACGGCGTCGAGGTGAAGTCCCTGTCGCCAAACGACGTGGTGCGACGCGGCTGCATTCAGGTGATGGAGGGGCGGCGCGCCTTCCCTCATCTTACGGTCGAGGAGAATCTCCTGACCGGCGCCTTTACGCGGACGGATGGCAAGTTCGCGATCACGCAGGACCTTGAACGGGTCTACGCCTATTTCCCCCGTCTCAGGGAGCGGCGCGGCTCCACTGCCGGCTATACGTCGGGCGGCGAACAGCAGATGTGCGTGATCGGGCGCGCGCTGATGTCGCGCCCGAAGATGATCCTGCTCGACGAACCTTCGATGGGGCTCGCGCCGCAGATCGTCGAGGAGATCTTCGAGATCGTGAAGGATCTCAACGTCAAGGAAGGTGTTTCGTTTCTTCTCGCCGAGCAGAACACCAATATGGCGCTCAGATATGCGAGCCACGGCTACATCCTCGAGAACGGCCGCGTGGTGATGGATGGCGAAGCGCGCGCCCTCGCCGCCAACGAGGACGTCAAGGAGTTCTATCTTGGCATCGCCGGCGACAAGCGAAAATCATATCGCGACGTGAAGCACTACAAGCGGCGCAAGCGTTGGCTCGCTTAGAGCGGCCGGGGATCCTGGTCCGCTCATGACCCTTCTGCGACCTCGTGCGAGGCGTGCTTCCGCCGCTGTGGGGGGGGCGAGCGGACATCAGTCAGCCAGCCGCCCTATGAGTACACGCCCCAGGCTCTGACGCGTGTCACCGATCAGACTTCACGGTGTTTACCGCGACGCTTTCCTTATAGGCCGGCCGCGCCGTGACGCGGTCGAGATAGGGCGTCGCAACGTCGCAGACCCCGACGCCATAGTCGATCGCCCATACCAGGCAAGTCGCGAGCAGGATATCCGCGCTGGTGAATTGATCGCCCATCAGATATTGGCGGCCGTCCGACAGGGCGACTTCGACATGGCGGAGCTGCTGGCGGAAATACTCGGCCGCTTTCACGACCACATCCGGCGCATGGCCGTAGATATGGGCGAGGCCTTGGACGCCATGGCGGCGCATCACGTAGAGGCTGGTCGAGTCCAGTTCCGCGACGATGAAGAAGCACCATTCCAGCCATCGTGCGAAATCGCGCTCCTCGACGGGAACGAGCGAAACATTCGGGTTGGAGTAGTGGCGCGCCAGATAGGCGACGATGGCGGCACTCTCCCCGATCGTGAAGTCGCCATCCTGCAGCAGGGGAATCTTCTGCCGCGGATTGAGCAGCGTGTATTCAGGTGTCTTGGTCTCGCCGGAGCGCGGCAGGATCGGCTTGCAGTGATAGTCCAGCCCCAATTCGTGCAATGCCCAATGGGCCCGAATCGTCCGCGATGTTCCCACCCCCCATAGCGTCAGCGTCTCCGGCATGACGTCACCATTTCTCGACGGAGGGACGCAGATCGAGTTCATGGCTCCATCCGTCGCGGCTTTGCTGGTGCACGAACCAGTAAGCCTCCGCGATCGAGGATGTCCGGGTCAGCGTGTCAGGCGGGATCTCCGATGCTTCGACCCCCGTGGCGGCCTTCATCCGCTGGTGAATGGCCGGGCTGTCGACACCGGCATCGATCAGGAGATGCGCGACATGGATGTTCTTCGGTCCGAGCTCGCGCGCCATCGCCTGGGCAACCGCGCGCAGGCCGAACTTGGCGGATGCG of the Bradyrhizobium quebecense genome contains:
- a CDS encoding branched-chain amino acid ABC transporter permease; amino-acid sequence: MIALGQFLEVLIGGLMSGVLYSLVALGFVLIFKASGVFNYAQGAMVLLAGLALVRSLDLLVANGFPLWVAVVLAVGFAAVIMAATAWLIERFVIGPLVNQDGLTLFMSTIGVTFVIEGAAEMIFGSDVYPLRLFPTDAWFLFEGLFPGGILVNKLDVWGALIAGILVAGLAIFFQRTKTGRALRAVADDHLAAHSVGIPISWIWFVVWLAAGLVALVAATVWGTKLGVQFSITFLALKALPVLIIGGLTSIPGAIVGGLIVGAGEKLAEAYLGPSIGGGIEYWFAFVLALAVLLVRPQGLFGERIIERI
- a CDS encoding branched-chain amino acid ABC transporter permease, translated to MLYREAGQFKTSYAEDMAIFPIRQDRIALAVLLAIAFVGVPLLATFRIWPFSTDYLLWAILLPFLILALAAIGTNILVGYCGQISLGSGAFMAIGAYSAYKLATGVHIPLAWLGFAISMPPLPVLASILLGGFMAAGAGILFGIPSLRIKGLYLAVATLAAQFFFDWAFLRIPWFTNYAPSGSVNAPALDFFGMVVRTPVERYLLCLLFVTVMAVLAKNLVRGNLGRQWMAIRDMDIAAELIGIRPLYAKLTAFAVSSFIIGVAGALWAFVYLGSWEPLAFSIDRSLELLFMVIIGGLGSIMGSFIGAAFILIVPIMLNVIPTELGLPLSTQTITHLQFITFGSLICYLLIKEPHGFARLISIGKEKLRLWPFPY
- a CDS encoding ABC transporter substrate-binding protein, yielding MNGAPYANGVADYYNLINERDGGINGVKLLVEECETAYATDKGVECYERLKSKGPTGAAFINPLSTGITFALTEKTATDKIPIITMGYGRADSKNGAVFPYNFPLLGTYWSAADIAIQHVAKELGGFDKLKGRKISLLYHDSPYGKEPIPMLQVLAQKYGFEFTPIPVTHPGVEQKSQWLAIRQNRPDYVLVWGWGVMNSTAIKEAAAVAYPRDKMIGVWWSGAEPDVTPAGDQAAGYKSLMLQHGAGKYPAHTDIEKYVYAKGKGSTEPGKIGEVLYNRGMTNAMLGVEAIRKAQEKFGKKPLTGEQVRWGLENLILTDARIKELGFEGMLKPVSISCSDHEGARYGRVQQWDGKGWKVISDWYTADESLIEPLVADVSAKYAAEKKIKPRDCAKET
- a CDS encoding ABC transporter ATP-binding protein, whose translation is MSIAKVVTAATEAAALILSVNNIEVVYDHVILVLKGVSLEVPRGGIVALLGANGAGKTTTLKAISNLLHAERGEVTKGSILFNGVEVKSLSPNDVVRRGCIQVMEGRRAFPHLTVEENLLTGAFTRTDGKFAITQDLERVYAYFPRLRERRGSTAGYTSGGEQQMCVIGRALMSRPKMILLDEPSMGLAPQIVEEIFEIVKDLNVKEGVSFLLAEQNTNMALRYASHGYILENGRVVMDGEARALAANEDVKEFYLGIAGDKRKSYRDVKHYKRRKRWLA
- a CDS encoding glutathione S-transferase family protein, giving the protein MPETLTLWGVGTSRTIRAHWALHELGLDYHCKPILPRSGETKTPEYTLLNPRQKIPLLQDGDFTIGESAAIVAYLARHYSNPNVSLVPVEERDFARWLEWCFFIVAELDSTSLYVMRRHGVQGLAHIYGHAPDVVVKAAEYFRQQLRHVEVALSDGRQYLMGDQFTSADILLATCLVWAIDYGVGVCDVATPYLDRVTARPAYKESVAVNTVKSDR